From one Mya arenaria isolate MELC-2E11 chromosome 4, ASM2691426v1 genomic stretch:
- the LOC128232624 gene encoding enterin neuropeptides-like: protein MSSTKNLTLNVSLFVICIVVVYGATENTDTSDKSENNVKLFKRDLNAVKFLDNPNLQELQTDSMLFNDGLEHDDLGSYESDEAGQFVGENDDFQGSMDKRRGGVDRYSFIGALGKRRRLPMGYVGQLGKRAPLGFYGQLGKRAPMGFIGQLGKRAPMGFIGQLGKRAPMGFIGQLGKRAPMGFIGQLGKRAPMGFIGQLGKRAPMGFIGQLGKRTPMGFIGQLGKRAPMGSSSQLGKKLYENFVEESAEKDKRFPMGFTSQLGKRAPMGFFGQLGKRFPMGFRSQLGKRMETADDQDENPQTSLTRKRRSFALPWYFSQRQTPIPSRYIRGGLDRYSYFSRLGKRPDLPDDYFTLVQDHPDVFGGNK, encoded by the exons ATGTCGTCAACGaagaatttaacattaaatgtatCGTTGTTTGTAATATGCATAGTGGTGGTTTATGGAGCGACTGAAAATACCGACACTTCAGATAAATCCGAAAACAATGTAAAACTATTCAAAAGAGACCTCAATGCAGTTAAATTCTTAGATAATCCAAACTTACAAGAACTTCAAACTGACAGCATGTTGTTTAATGATGGATTAGAACATGACGATTTAGGGAGTTATGAGAGTGATGAAGCTGGACAGTTTGTAGGTGAAAATGATGATTTTCAAGGAAGCATGGACAAGCGGAGAGGAGGTGTTGATAGATATTCCTTTATTGGGGCGCTTGGGAAAAGAAGAAGGCTTCCTATGGGATATGTTGGTCAACTGGGAAAAAGAGCTCCTCTTGGTTTCTACGGTCAATTAGGAAAGCGTGCACCAATGGGTTTCATAGGACAGTTGGGAAAGCGTGCACCAATGGGTTTCATAGGACAGTTAGGAAAGCGTGCACCAATGGGTTTCATAGGACAGTTAGGAAAGCGTGCACCAATGGGTTTCATAGGACAGTTAGGAAAGCGTGCACCAATGGGTTTCATAGGACAGTTAGGAAAGCGTGCACCAATGGGTTTCATAGGACAGTTAGGAAAGCGTACACCAATGGGTTTCATAGGACAGTTAGGAAAACGTGCACCTATGGGATCTAGCAGTCAACTCGGCAAAAAATTGTACGAAAACTTTGTTGAAGAATCTGCGGAAAAAGACAAGAGATTTCCGATGGGATTTACAAGTCAACTTGGAAAAAGAGCGCCAATGGGATTTTTCGGTCAATTGGGAAAACGCTTTCCTATGGGATTTAGGAGCCAACTTGGAAAACGAATGGAAACAGCTGACGATCAAGATGAAAATCCGCAAACTTCTTTAACAAGGAAAAGAAGATCGTTTGCTTTGCCTTGGTACTTCTCACAACGCCAAACCCCGATACCATCTCGGTATATCAGGGGTGGTCTTGACAGATATTCCTATTTCTCCAGATTGGGCAAACGTCCTGACCTCCCAGACGATTACTTTACTCTCGTCCAAGATCACCCtg ATGTGTTTGGCGGGAACAAGTGA